One Scophthalmus maximus strain ysfricsl-2021 chromosome 7, ASM2237912v1, whole genome shotgun sequence genomic window, CACCAATAAGGACCAGAGGGCTCTGTAAAGACTCATTAAGATGGCTCACTACATCACTGGGACCCAGCTTCCAACAATCATGGACATTTACCAGGCCCATTGTTGGGGCAGGGCCTCAAACATCATCCATGACCCAACTCACCCTGGCTACCACCACTTCCAACTCCTCCCCTCTGGCAGGCGAAATAGGACAATTCAGTCACGCAGAACAAGTCTAAAAAACAAAGCTACTTTGATACTTTGAAGTTTCACTTAGCAACCCCCCTTTTAACTGCATGAATATGTTTTGAGGGGATGCATTGTGAGATTTGAACATTATCATAATCAATAGCTTTGAATGGTTTGATGAGGCCGCTTGTCCTGCTCTATCTGCTGAGTCTTCCTGCTGGAAACCAGCAAAGTGCCCATGGCTACATCcgcacaaatacattttagttttcaaatGCTTCACCTTTTTGCAGTGTTCAAGCCTGGCGTCCGCACAACTCCAGTGTGGAGTTTTCAACCCTCTGAAAACAGACAACTCTTGGGCTGCATTTGAGTCAGGATGGACAgccattttaaaacaaacagcattatTGTGAACATAGCTTGTGTCAGAAGTGGTAGGATGTAAAGTGTTTGAAATTATTCATGAAACTGGGGATTATTTGGAAATCTTGCCACATTATATCGTGTAAAGGGAAATTAGTAATGCggagaaaactgaaatgttttgaaaactTTCTTTATTGCATAGTCCTACAGGTTCCTTTTAGAGtttgcatatactgtacattgaaatgtttattttccccctcatcTATTCTTGGTATTGATTATGTTGGGAAGTAATCTAGGATAATTAATATTCTCATACCAACCAGGGATTGTCAATCCACACCGGTTGAGAGGGGGAGGCAggtcatcagtctgtcaacaaCACATAACGGGATGTGAGGTGAACCCACAGAGGGACAGGAAGAACATTTGATGGGTTTAAACTCAGAAACAGGTGTTGATTGAAACAACAGTGGGAAACAGCACCACAACTCCCCTAAACTACAGAGTGACCGTGTTGCATTCCAGTTGGTAGAGATGAATATTGTGACAGTTGACCATGTACCATGGTGAGTGGAGGTTTTCACAGGGGATTATGCTGTGGCTATACCCAGTGCAGATGCACCGTAAGTGAGAATAAAGGACAATGCAACCTGAGCCTGTGGAGCCACCCACTGCAACAGAGCAAGCCCAGCCCGCATTCAGCTCCAggatttattaaacaaaatgaTGGTCACGGACGATTGCTTGGGGTCAGGTGCCACACATGAAAAGGAAGTGGACAGGATGAAAACCTTGTCTGTAAATGGAGCCAGGCTGGCTGTGGTAGCGGGTATGTGGACGCTGTGCCTCTGTCCCCACCAAGCACATGCTGTCATCCCAAGGCCACCTACATAGTAGTGAGGagcttctgtttgtgtgcactcACCCTGTGACCCCCTCAAACACACAGCGTGAGAACATGTCAGGTCAAGGATCCTCTTTTAATAGTGGCCACCTGTTTCTTCTGTCCATAGCAAAGCTGTATGTGATCTCATACTTTCTAAATATGTTTCCTGTTCGCTGCGGTGCTACAGTACACAACCAGGATGAAGGCTGTAAtaacactgtttgtgtgttgttgtcacatTTTGATCATGCTTGAGCTTATACAGGAAATGTTCATGATGTTCGATCGAAATGATATAAAGCACATCTGAGAAAACATTGAGAACCCACAGAGAGTTTCTTTTTACTCATTGTTTGATTCAATGTCTCACAACGTCCCAACCCATtgctattttaaaaatgaaatcttaGGAATTACAGTTTACAACCACAAACGTAGATGTCTGTTCACCTCCTGAGCTGTGTACAAGAAGAATCGTTACCCATATATGCTTCTTGATTAAAACATTAGTCTGGTGAAACGTATCTTCTTGCAGAGAGGATATGCACAAGGCTACAGTTGCCCGAGGCAGAATTGCTGTGACCCCTGTCTTGTGACCCTGTAGCCGTCAAACTCGGTGTTGATGACAATGTGTTAAACTTGGGTTGAGTTTTGAAGTTATGGAAATAATCAACAATGAAAGGTGTGACAATTTCACTGTGATAATTTCACATATGCTTCAGAACAACGATGCAGGTGAAGCATCatgataaaaatgtcaaacaaaacccttttgtttgacattttctcatCTGGATTCATCTTTACTCATACAGCCTTGTGGACCATTGGAACATACAGCCCCATCCCTGTTAGTGCACATTTACTGACATCAATgaaaaaatcagttttctttCAGCACTGCTGAGCTACTGAatgaaggcacacacacagaatcgcCCGTAGCAAGGGGAGTCATTAAAGCTGCATGTTGCATCAAGTTACAACACATATacagtgaaaatgaatacaGTGGCGTGGGAGCTGCAGTCGTTTTTCAATGTTCAGAGGGAACTTCCTTACCCATGTTCCCCCGCTGCCAACATTTCTCTGCTATAACTCACAGATGTCAATATTACCGTCAAAGCTGGAAATCACTGCAGCATTTTCAGGATTATTTTAGCAATCATTCACCTCCAGTCGGGCAGAATTAATTTCAGATCAGGTTAATTTTGGTGAGAAACAACAATTTAGTTGTTTTAATCCCTATACAGCATGCATTTATGAGTTTTGTTTAACAAGTGTACAATACATTTTCTTATTGAAGTCATATCAATAAAGCAGTTCTGGTTGAGGATAGGTTTTCGCTTGGCTCGGCATCTATAAAATCCTACAGGTGAACATCTTAGTTACATCTTCTCAATAATTCCATTCTCAGCCTGGAAGACCTGACAGCTTTTTAAAGGCTTGTTCATGAAGGTTATTTAACAGTGGTTATCTGGTCCTGCCCCTCACTACCTTTTGAGTGTGAGTTTGTCTCTTCGTCTGGGTCGGTCTATGTTACTCTTGCCACATTTGGCACTAACATCCACTTGGATAAAGGGCTAAGTGCAAAATCTGTTCGGTGTGGTGGTCAAAAGCAAAGGTCACTGTGAGCTCACATAACTCAAAGAGTTCATACACTAATTACATCCAAATTTCACACGaacattttatatccaaaaggatcataataataataacaactgaTAACTGACAAGCAATAACGCTGATATGAAACTGCCAGTAAGAAATGATCTCACCGGGTTTGCAGATCAGGTAGAGTTGTGgtgcagagaaaaggagagggtgTGTAATGGTTTGTTATTGAACAGAGCATAATTATACATTTGCTGAGCACAGAAGAGATTCTTCAAGAatcatatttctccaaaatgtaatttcttacaaaaaaataatcttgtgTGCTCATCACAACTAATGCCACAATTTTGAGTGATGTCGCTGTGGACTTGTGAGTGTTGTATTATCACAATCAACAGATATTATAGATACACCATTACAGTAAGCCATGGGCAAAAAACTGGGAGACTCCAATTTGGCAACaattcaacatcaacaacaataattcaaaacacaaaatgacttcAACTGGGCTGTGCTCCATGAGAATGTGTCTTGAAGCATTAGTCTGTTGGTGATTACAAAGATCATTAACAAAGTAAATTTAACACGAGTTTTAAATTactttctgtgtttcttcttttttttcctttcgaATACTTGAAGGGAAtgatttttttacacttgttttTCAATGcaacctgttaaaaaaaacacagacacattaatccttatatcttcatttttttaatgagtacTTGTGCACAGCCTGGAATAAATATATGATTACTTTGGCTTGAGCATCTGCCTGCATCCGGTCCATGAACACCCAGTGAGGTGAACACAGACTGCGCAGGCCGGAGTGTGTGAtgcaacaaagacacacacatacagactttACCACACAGTTGATCTTGGTAcatgaagtgaaacaaagagCTTGGGTCATGTCTGACAGTAACATGGACCACGACTGGTGGTTGATGTGTATGACTGAGGGGAAAGTTATGTTTTCGACTGAGACAAATAATGGCACAGAGGTGTCCTGCTCGTAGTCTGGTCAGTGAGCTGAAAAGACGGCACAACTCAGGCATTCAGTGCACCTCAGATACCTTTGAACAAGCAAATGATTGTATTGAGTATGATTGAGCTCAGACCTGGACCCTGTTCTGTGGTTTAACTGATCCATGTCATGCTGTTAGCCAGCCACAAGGCTCCTGTGGAGTCCTtctaataaacaaacaaaagttatgTTTACATTCACCAAAACATACATACCGTACACAATATGAATGTATCCATGAGGTCTACTGTGTAGAACATACTGATATGTGTATTTTGGTCATGATGCAATTGTCTGTGAATGAACTGCACAGGTTTGAGCTGTAGCACTTGTTGCTATGAAAACAGCtacagatgacaaaaaaaatccataattaTGAACAGTTGCAGTCAGGTGAATGAACAGGAGATAAATGTGATCCAGTACACGGTGATATGACTCCAATCATCTGACGTGTCAGAGTGAAAGATGCTGAAGATGCTGTAACATGTATCTTCTCCTTGACACATTCTTGCTGCCTCACAAGAACAAATATGTGACTCCTCTGCATGTGTGATAAGCGGCAATGATTGAATGTGATatccatgctgctgctgaggaggctCTCACATTGTTTGCCATGTGGTTGTGGTGTGCACCCTGTTCAACTCAAAAATTGGAAGATATGAACTGGCAAGTTTGATGCAGATGACATTCAGCTGTGTGAGCAGAAGGACACTTGTAGAGGTATTCTGTTGGCACAGGCTCTGTGTTTAAACacctccccccttccctcctccctccagcctGCAGCAGTTCTGGTCCCGGTACTGGTCCGATCCCCAACACCAATGACAAACCCTCACAGAggacaccaattttttttatatttacactaCCCTGCAACCAGGACGAGCTAAATACTGTGATACTATGCAGCGGCCAATTTGCAATACTGTACGTCAAAGTGCAACACTGGGGCAGTGTGTCCTGGTCaggaggccacacacacatgcacacgctctCTCTGCAGAGACAGAGCTGCTGCGCTCTGCTGGGAACATGGCAGACAGAGCCAGGTTTCCCTCTTCAGGTGCTGGAgcaggtggggtgggggagtgCAGACCATCAGCATCCTGCACCACAGATCCCCTTGGTCCAGTCCTGGATGACGCCGGCCTTCACCAGCTTCACCAGGAACTCCTTCTCTTTAGAAATGTTGTGAGTCCACGACTACCGaggggacagacacacacaggatggGAGGTTTGCTGTAGTCAGCATGGGACACATTTCTTCCACATTAATCTTTTACATTCACTTAAAAACTAtcagtatttgtattttcatcaaactgaaagTACATGGTGCAGTATCACAGACATAATTTTTCCCTGAAACAAACGGCGCTACAGACGGTGATGTTGTCTGGTCAGTCTGTCTCCTCTAGAGCAGAGGTTTTAAAACTGTGAGATGGACCCGTGTTCCATCAGATGTGTCAAACTCTTTCCTTTATGAAGTGTAGTCATGCTCAGATatgtacacacagacatgatACATATTTTTAGATTCAGAAGGAACTTTCCTGAAAGTTTCCAGACTTTGAAAACCACCAATCCAATTGACTGTGCACAGTAGATCAGCTACTGCTCTGGTTCAAACACTCCCAGGTCACAGTGCAGGCTCACCTGGCTTTTAAAGAGAACGGTAGATGGCTCTCTAattggtttatttaaaaaaaactatctggcttgtgtgtatttctttaaaCCAATCACAATCATCTGCAGCGACAGTGGCTTGTTTAGGAACAATTGCACATGGGGAGGCCATTACTGTCACCAAAGCTTTACTGCATGACCTAAATGTTCCTCACAATGTGCAGGTTGCAGCTCAGAGCTTGTGGTTGTTTCAAAGCAAAAGGGATTTGAACACACAGGTAGCAGAAGGGGGGTTGAATGCCGCACGGAAATGCAGCAGAGAGACGGTTCATACCCACAGTCTACATCCAGAGACCAACATGTGAACATAAGCCACTAAGAATATGATCCACACTAAGTATAAAGTACAGTCTGGTGGCTCCTATTATGTAGAGTAGCTTAGCTCTGCTGATAACACACTAAGTTACAAACTGCTTCTGATGTGATAGTAATGTATGTATCTCACTTCTGTTGATGACCAACTATGTCCTGAACACGGTGTGGACGTAGCTCTGTTGATTACAAGCCAGGTTGTAATCCTGCTGCTAATCCCCAGCCCACAGTTTCACTGCTCTGCCACTTATTAATCtcaactatccctttaattaaGCGGGTCTTTAATTACCTCTTTGATAGCGGACATCCTGATCTTCTCATAGTAGTGCAAAGGGGCATGGGGAGTGCTCATGTTGTAACCAAATCCAGCCACAGCTACTTCATCACAGTTATGAAGGGCCATCGTTATGGCAACCGCCCCCAGGGTTGGAATATTCTGAAAGACAGTGTAAATTAAAGAATTGTATGAAACAGGTAACCCAGCCATGACCTGTATCCCATACACTATGTAGTGAACATGTGAACCTCTTACACACTCTACGGTTATTGTGTGGATATCTTACAGATGTGAACTCTGAGGCATGGTTGTGGCAGCATAATGGTGACGCTATTTGTtttcaggctgtgtgtgtgtgctcagctcCCTGCAGCTTCTGCTGTGTGTTCACAGAAGCCTTCATAATGCGAATGGACAGACAGGAGAGTCAGCTCCTAGAGATCCAGTCCTGACGTTAACTCAACAGCTCCTCTACCTCCAGCTACAGAAACCGACTCTTACCCCTCGTCCCATCTGTCCATTGTTGTAAGGTAAGCCAATCAGCTTGAAGGAGGCCTCCTGGATGAAGTAGGGGTTCAGGATGCGCATGTCGCTGGGTTCCCTGGGCACGTGTCTGGCCACCGACTTCCAGAAGCCATCAGTGCTgtgctgagagacagagagtgaagaaATGAAACTAACATTCACACAATCGAAAACATATAAAAGAACCCATTCATATGACAAAATTTACACTGAAAatagtacaaaaaataaaatttgccAAATGAATAagataaatatttatgaaataatagctgaataattaaaaaaaaacaatgcaacagtgGTGAACAatcttgtgcacacacacacgcgcgcacacacagacacacacacacacacacacacacacacacacacacacacacacacacacacacacacacacacagaagattgGTTATCTGCTGGAACTAAAGAGTAGCAGGCTTTCATGAACAACCTGTGATGATCAGCGGATGTGTCAAATTTCACCGTTgaccatgaaaaagaaaacatttttagaaatgtttgcaaatgtattaAACTGGATCACTCATTTACAAGAATATTCAGATCCATTCAGTGCTTAATTCAATACATTGTAGAAACCACTTTGGCATCAATTACAGCTTCAAGTCTTCTTGGTTAAGTTTTTCTCACAAGCTCCTTCATCTGTGAAGTGCCATCCTCAGGTTACTCCACAGATGTTCTATAGGGTTTAGGTCTGGGCTTTGGCTGAACCTCTCAGCGACAATCACAGACTTGTTGGCTGcattcatccctctctcaaTTCTGAGGCTACGTCCAAATTAATACCTTTCAGTTTTGAAATGCATCACATCGCATCTTTTGCTATGTTTTCATCTGTCCACAATACAGTGTTTCCAGCCTTCACACTCGCTTTCTCATTGAGTTTTTCAAGTCATAgtaacacttactgtcagtaaaCTTTCCACCTtgtcataaaaataataagaaaataaatcacttttcaccattgctgtttcatgtttgttgtattttctgcaactaTGCATTTCCACTATGATGGCGGTCCATCCTGAAGGTTGTCCGATCTCAGCAAAGGACTCCTGAAGCCCTGACCGTTGTGTCACCTCTTGGTGCAAAAATTGTagttttaaacaaaataaagtttgcaaaaagtgaaggggtctgaataccTTCTGAAGCTACTGTTTATCAGTTATGACAAATGTTGATGCCGGATATTTACCTATAAATATTGACAATGTAAATATTGATGAAAGTCTTGTTATTACCACATGTTAGGATAGGGTGAAAAGTGGACAGGAGTGGAAAAAATGATGTTGCTGAAGCAGCAAGTGAAAACAATGCCCTGACCAGAGGCCATTAAAGCACTGATGAAAAACAAGAGGAGCAAACAAAGCCCATGTATCACTATACCTTGGGCCATTACACTAATTGCCAGCCGCCTGCCCTGTCCTGCTGGCTCTCATTGAACAGTTACTTGGATACCTGCCTATGGGTTTGCTTTGGTATGTTGGAGTGAGGGGCAGGGAGAAGCCGAACAGCAATGATCTGAGCTATTAGCTCATAGCACTGGTACCCTGTAGACTATAAGCGGCTCACTGATGGATCAGTTGGTAATCCAGCCTGACTGGAACCATTTTGCTCTTCTATTGGAGGTGGAAACCCAATACCTTACCCCTGCTGGCAGCACTGGGGGGACACCACGATGAGGGAAACACAGATGTGATCAAATAACCAGCAATTCTCAAATTTATACAATAAGTATAACCTGTGACTTCTCACAACCTAAACCTACTGTATGAAATTCTTTACTGTTTTCACTTAGAATTTTACAAACAGGTCAGAGTGTGCAGTATATTATGGGTGTGTGGATTTAGGACATGCCCAAATTATCTTCTTatctatctaaaaaaaaatgctacacCACATACAAGGTTCAACAGGGTTGTTATTTTAAGAACAACACCACCATGGGTGCTCagatgtaaagtgccttgagataatgtatgttgtgatttggcgccataCAAATGAAATCGATGAATTGAAGTGCATTTGCCATGTCAATGCTTCATgcaaattttttgccattttcccaGCATGGgatgaataatgtatttatctatctatctattataaCAACCTGGACACTGGATAGGAAAGTTGCATCTGTCTGAAACTCACAAATTCAACAAGGTTGCACTTGGGAACTTTTGAAAGATAGAGCCCTAAGAGCCTGCAGCCACATTCGTGTTGTTCTTTAAACAGTCGTGCTTTGAAtaagtgaaaaatgaatatgaaaatgaaaagtcaaaggtTCATCAAGAGCGCTCATGCGTTTGAAGAACAGTATGGCACAGTTGGTACAGCATATTGAACTGTATGTGCATGAACCAGTCCCTACATGCCtcataaaataacataatataacCCATGTGTACAGCAACAGCCATTAAAATGGcttaaaatgtagttttgtaCATTGTACTCATCTGCGTGTCTTTTGACATGAGATGCAATCCACTCcattttcataagaaaaaacataacattacTGACTTAAATTACAAATATtgtaaacacttactgtcagtaagAGTATGTTTTCAGtctaagaaaagaaatccctgctctaaATTTTTACCATTGCTGTTCCTCATTCATTGTAACGAATGCTGAGACCATTTTAATCCAGATTTTCGGTTAGCCGACAAATTCTGGAGCTCGccgacaaaaaacacacataggAGGAAAATCAGCATTAAGTCAGGGCTCGCAAATCGGCACTGGATCGTGTGAACTACCACCAACACGATCAAAGTGACTCGGTGCTGCCTTGCAGACGTctgccagatatctagcaggcaGAGTGCGTCGACTACTACGTCAATGGCGTCAACGCACTACAGCCAATGACACGCAAGACGACACGGGCTGCGAAACCCGCGGGAGCAAATCCTGTGTTACTTCTCAcatgtgttttcgtgacaaaacatACTTTGGAGACCAGAGAAACTGGTTGAGGATTTgtcctggtgaaggatcgtgaagtgtgtgaccccctgtcGTTAAAGATTCACGTAGTATGAACggcacaacgactgaaagcctgcgattacaagacagcGAGTCGTGTAGAATGAACGGTACGGAAATCTTGTGACTTTGAAAAATTGTGTAGTGTGTCCGAGCTATAAGCAATCAATTGCAGAGTAGAGGATCAGCTTCTTGTTTACAACAGCACTCAGCTGCTGCCGTGAACAGACTGTTCAGACTAGTGTCTGTGCTTCCATCTGTCAGTGGAGGTGAAATATGACCAAGGACTGGGACCACCCTGGTGATATCCACCTTCTCCTGACAAGCCACAAGAAGCCCTGGCTTCTTGCTCTGCCCCCAGTGATGAACAGAATGATGACTTTCTCTTGTTTCTGATGTGCGTCAACACTCACTCCCCACTCAGCCCACTGTGGCTGGAGATTGGATAGCTATGGATACAAGAGGAGAGGATATTTTGAAGATGTGAGCACATGCTCTAAAGCTAAAAAAGGTTACTTGCCAGGTGCATGGTTCAATTGGATTGTATAGTCTTGTCAAAAGttatgggtgtgttttgggcaTGTCATGCATAAACAAgtacagatttccacaaaactggTGGAAGGATAGGACATGAACCAGGAAAGAACTAATTCCATTTTGGTGCAAAACTGGACAAAGAAGGCAAATATAAAGGAATATTATCATCCATAGGGAGTCGGATGTATTTGTCTTCACcggaaaaaagtacaaaaaaatctggcatacaaaggggactgatatctatgagtgtgtgcaaattTGGTTGGGAGACTGTTGGACCTTGGCAGAGGTATCATGAGCATTAAAAACTGGCAGATGGAAACATTCTCACTGTCCatctcaggaggtagagagggtccCCCACTACCTAGAAGGTCGATCCCAGGCTTCTCTAATGCGCGTGCTGACATGTTctttggcaagacacttaacccaaAATTCCCCTGATGGCTGTGCCAAGAGGAATgatgtatgaatgatgtgagATAGAAAGAGTGAGTGGCCTTAAtcaaaaacatcttttaaacCACTTCTCAAACCTGAGTTTTGCATTAATATTAGCACATAGTAGTATTTCCTTGATACAGTATATCCTCTGTTGtactattattgttttttttgtttgttctgtaaagtaTTGTTCTATAAAttattgtatttctttctgTAGTCcagattattgttattataattagtATTATACCATCTTCACCGTTGCATTTGCTCGTGTAGTGGCAGAAGGACCATTGCTCAGCTGCCTTACCAGCCTCTGATCGAAGACCATGTGTCGGAGCCACTTGAAGTCCAGAGCTTTAAAGGCAGAAAGGACAAACAGAGACTGAGCCTCGTAGCGCTCTGTCTTCTGGATGGCCCCCTCAGGGTAGGTGATCCTCATGGTGGTCTTGGAGCCGACATCTTTCTCAAAGCCTTTCACTGGTGCCTCATTTAACCTGTAACAAACCACTTCTAAATTAATCACTCACAGCAgggtaaaataatatatatattttaatcaaaacaggTTAAATACCACCATTTTACAACATTTGTCAAATGACTAAATATAAAAGTTTGAATTAAATTGCAGATGGGATTGCAAGAACTTAAGAGTCCTAATACTTACTGTATATTACATGACTTGGTTGTCTAAGTGTATATTTGTTTCGTacaacttaaaataaatacaacacaatgGGCCTCACGCACCTCTCTTACATTTGTACTTGAGTGCGTATGAACATGGTAATTtctatagagcttttctagtcttatagaaagtcacattcaccccttcacacattcatacagggctggaagagccgtcagaggcaatttaaggTTGTGTCTTTGGCGGCCGACCTTCGGGTTAGCGGATGACGGActttacctcctgagccactgTCCCAACAGGCCATATTGGATTCATCAAGCGCTTGCGCAAGCTTGACGAATGCCACCCGTGCTTAATTGAACAAACATGCACGAGGATATTAGATTATCATAATTAACGCCCCGataataccatataaggctACGCTTCCTGCCCCATGTCATGAAAATGGCATCAAAGAGTGAAAAGAACTTTAGAGATTGGAAATTTAATCCTGTTTTCACAGATCAACAAATGAAAGTCTACTTTTTTAGCAGCACCAGCCGTGGAATTACAGTAAGTAATCAACTGTGCTGATAACCCTGTGTGACCTGTGAGTCACAATGTTACTGAAATACAGAAGAAATGGTTCGATATgaaaattgctttaaaaaacCCATTCTCGCCACTGCAAGGCGATCGATGACTACAAGGAAGTCAAGGGTAACTCTCCGACTCTGatggatgaaagagaaaaaaaaagatgtgccaATGTTATCTGCTGGTGCTGGAACATGTACCTGACCACCACATCAGACTGATCAATCCTGGTCCCCAGAGACTTGTTGGTGAGGATTCCTCCATTGCCTACGATGACACACGTCATACAGCTCATACTGtaagaaagacaaaatgcaCCATTACGTTGTGGTGCAACATTACTCTTAGAAATGAATCCCTGaattattcccttttttctctttcagtggcAAAGTGTATGAATCAGGTGACAGGACAAAGAAAGGAagtctgtaaatgtttttattcaattaGTAACTGTTCAGAATTTACTATCTGTTTAATGTCTCTTGTGCTCTATGTAGAAACGCACTTGTTATTGAGGGAAACACCCTATGACACAGCTgggtcattttattttaaatgacttCACCTGACTGGTAtacaatgatatatattttttttcaatttaccaCTTATAGGACTTTCCAGATTCAGCTCTATTTCTCACTTAATCAGACATTTAGTGTATTTTGCTACTTTGAAAGACAACATTCTCTGTATCACTGATCATTAAAGTAGCTTTTCTTTGTCCGTCTGCACAATATTATGAatgtatatattcattcattcctcaCTCCAGTCTTAgggttttttaataaatctatCACTTTTAAAGGCTTATTTATGCCATAATTTGTCATTATTAGCTTATTGAGTATTTATACTTAAGGTAAGTCCTGCATATGAGGCCCATATAAAGACAAAACTTCAACAACAATACAGTTGATTCAGCAACTGATCTGGGATCCTGTCATCAATGAAGCAGGGTAAAACATGGCTTTCTCAGTTTTAAAGATATACATGAAACTGAACCATTAGGTCCAAAGAGCCCATTCAAGATATGATTAGTGATGACCATGTAACAAACAAtggcaaggcaaggcaagacAAGGcaggtttatttgtatagcacatttcaacaacaaggcaattcaaagtgctttatataaaacatgaaaagcatctggaagaaacacataaaatcccattaaaatacaataattaaaagaaaagtagaacAAGACAGGTGACAAAAGtaacagtgcagtacaagaaatgcatagatagtttatttaATTAAAGGCAGTGGCAAAtagaaaagtcttcagtcttaaTTTAAAAGAAGTGAGAGTTGTAGCTGTTTTCTGGGATATTGTTTCATatatgtggagcatagaaactgaatgCTGCCTCTCCAAACACtgcttgaatgaatgaatgtgctgAGTCACaagctaaaaagaaaagcacttcTGATTTCCAGAAGAACTTAATTTGAAGCCATCTTTGTAAATTGAAGTGAATCATACATGTAATCATCTTGTAAATTTGAAGAACTGTATTAAAGGGAGGGACTTGTTGAGGTAAACTGATATTTGACTCAGA contains:
- the LOC118318588 gene encoding CMP-N-acetylneuraminate-beta-1,4-galactoside alpha-2,3-sialyltransferase isoform X2, yielding MEVFGRTDIPPCRPLEMIYKYSNLSEGACRPGFAAAKMTAIYPKFTKLAPMFLDPNYKRFAKIDNYSPPFGVKAQEKIIDILLSSIKSYGLGEELDSMSCMTCVIVGNGGILTNKSLGTRIDQSDVVVRLNEAPVKGFEKDVGSKTTMRITYPEGAIQKTERYEAQSLFVLSAFKALDFKWLRHMVFDQRLHSTDGFWKSVARHVPREPSDMRILNPYFIQEASFKLIGLPYNNGQMGRGNIPTLGAVAITMALHNCDEVAVAGFGYNMSTPHAPLHYYEKIRMSAIKESWTHNISKEKEFLVKLVKAGVIQDWTKGICGAGC
- the LOC118318588 gene encoding CMP-N-acetylneuraminate-beta-1,4-galactoside alpha-2,3-sialyltransferase isoform X1, which encodes MKPSRNLLLGLCSMLALGFLYYSSGRISLQGWGHKSLYDKQGFLLKLDGSLPLEMIYKYSNLSEGACRPGFAAAKMTAIYPKFTKLAPMFLDPNYKRFAKIDNYSPPFGVKAQEKIIDILLSSIKSYGLGEELDSMSCMTCVIVGNGGILTNKSLGTRIDQSDVVVRLNEAPVKGFEKDVGSKTTMRITYPEGAIQKTERYEAQSLFVLSAFKALDFKWLRHMVFDQRLHSTDGFWKSVARHVPREPSDMRILNPYFIQEASFKLIGLPYNNGQMGRGNIPTLGAVAITMALHNCDEVAVAGFGYNMSTPHAPLHYYEKIRMSAIKESWTHNISKEKEFLVKLVKAGVIQDWTKGICGAGC